TGCTGTCCGCTCCGGCCTATCTTGGGCAAGGTCATCTCATTGCGATGTGCCAGCAAACGCAGAGCCAGCCCGAGCCAGAACAGCAATTGCAGCGACCACAGCCCCACCCACTCCAGGCTGTCGCACAGCCACAGGCCGGCCGCGACCAGGATCGCCACCGTGCCATAAAAGTCCCGATGCAGAATATAAGGCAACTCATTGACCATCATATCCCGCACCACGCCGCCGCCTACCGCGGTGATGAAACCCAGCGACACCACGCCGAAAACGTTCAGATCGAACACCAGTCCGACTTGCGCGCCGGCCAGGCTGAACGCCACCAAGCCCAGCGAATCCGCCAGCACGAACAAGCGCTCCAATGTCCGGCTCTTGCGCTTGTGCAGCCCCAGCGCCCAGGCCGCCAGCAGCGTCGCCGCGATGATGAGCAAGTTCGCGTAGCTGTGGAACACCAGCGGCACCCGCCCCACCAAGACATCGCGGATGATGCCGCCGCCTATCGCCGTCACCAGCGCCACGATGCAAATGCCCAGCAAGTCGAGATGCTTGCGGATGCCGACCAGATAGCCGGAAATGGCGAAGGCGGCGGTGCCGATCGCGGAAAACCATTCCATCTGGAAAAAACGGGCGGACAGGTCCATGCCTCAATGTACCAAAAAAAATGCCAGACCGGCATGGTCTGGCATGATGCGGATGAAAACCGCTTAGCGGCGCATCGAGTCGAAGAAAGCCTGGTTCGACTTGGTGGCCTTGATCTTGTCCTGCAGGAATTCCATCGCTTCCAGATCGTCCATCGGGTACAAGAGCTTGCGCAGCACCCAGATGCGTTGCAGCTGGTCCTGCGGGATCAGCAGCTCTTCGCGGCGGGTGCCGGAGCGATTGATGTTCAGGGCCGGGAAGATGCGCTTTTCAGCCATCTTGCGATCCAGATGGATTTCGCAGTTGCCGGTGCCCTTGAATTCTTCGTAGATCACGTCGTCCATGCGGCTGCCGGTGTCGATCAGCGCGGTGGCGACGATGGTCAGGCTGCCGCCCTCTTCCACATTGCGCGCGGCGCCGAAGAAGCGCTTCGGGCGTTGCAGCGCGTTGGCGTCCACGCCGCCGGTCAGCACCTTGCCGGAAGCCGGCACCACGGTGTTGTAGGCGCGGGCCAGACGCGTGATGGAATCCAGCAGGATCACTACGTCCTTCTTGTGCTCGACCAGGCGCTTGGCCTTCTCGATCACCATTTCGGCGACCTGCACGTGGCGGGTGGCCGGCTCGTCGAAGGTGGAGGACACCACTTCGCCGCGCACCGAACGCTGCATTTCCGTCACTTCTTCCGGACGCTCGTCGATCAGCAGCACGATCAGCACCGCATCCGGGTGGTTGGCGGTGATGGCGTGGGCGATATGCTGCAGCATCACCGTTTTACCGGACTTCGGCGGCGCCACCAACAGCGCGCGCTGGCCGCGGCCGATCGGCGCGATCAGGTCGATGATGCGGCCGGTGATGTTCTCTTCGGCGCGGATGTCGCGCTCCAGCTTGAACTGCTCGGTTGGGAAAAGCGGGGTGAGGTTTTCAAACAGAATCTTGTGCTTGGCGCTTTCCGGCGCCTCGCCGTTTACCTTGTCCACCTTGACCAAGGCGAAGTAGCGCTCGCCGTCCTTCGGGGTACGGATCTCGCCCTCGATGGAATCGCCGGTATGAAGGTTGAAGCGGCGAATCTGCGAGGGGCTGACATAAATGTCGTCCGGCCCGGCCAGATACGAGGTATCCGGGCTGCGCAGGAAACCGAAACCGTCCGGCAGCACTTCCAGCGTGCCTTCGCCGAAGATGCTTTCGCCCTTCTTGGCCTGGTTTTTCAGAAGCGCGAAGATCAGATCCTGCTTGCGCAGTCGGTTGGCCCCGTCAATCTCGTTGGAAATTGCCATTTCCACGAGTTCGGAAACATGTAGATGTTTGAGATCAGATAAGTGCATAGCGGTCGTGAGGTCGACTCGGTCATATTCGGCGGAACGCCGTTGGGGGGGTGGAGTGTAAACGAAACGGGCGGCGCTTGTTTATGCCACCCGTCTTGAAGGTTGTGCGTGGAGAATAGACGCTTTAGATGTTGCTGTCAATGAAGGCGGTCAGCTGGCTCTTGGACAGCGCGCCTACCTTGGTGGCGGCCACTTGGCCGTCCTTGAAGATCATCAGCGTCGGGATGCCGCGGATGCCGAACTTCGGCGGCGTCTGCTCGTTCTGATCGATGTTCAGCTTGGCCACTTTCAGCTTGCCTTCGTATTGCGCGGCCACTTCGTCCAGAATCGGCGCGATCATCTTGCACGGGCCGCACCATTCTGCCCAGTAGTCTACCAGCACCGGCACATCGGCCTTCAGCACGTCTTGTTCGAAAGAATCATCGCTTACGTGGTGGATCAGATCGCTCATGGCTTCCTCATCAATTGTGTTCATGCTTAATTCCTGATGGTAGCAAGCGCCGCCGCCGGGAGCAACCCGGCCGCCGCCAAGGACAAACGCGGCCAAGCAGGGGATGCCCCGGACACGGATTCCCGGAAATCCCTTGCTTTCCGGTATAATGTCTGGCTGTTTACACAAGAAGGACTCCAAATGGGCTTTCTGCAAGGCAAGAAAATCCTGATCACCGGCATGATCTCCAATCGTTCCATCGCGTATGGCATCGCCCAGGCCTGTCACCGCGAAGGCGCCGAGCTGGCGTTCACCTACGTGGTGGACAAGCTGGAAGATCGCGTCCGTGATATGGCGGCCGACTTCGGATCCAAACTGGTTTACCGCTGCGACGTGCAGAACGACGACGAGATCAATCAACTGTTCGCCGATCTGGCCAAGGAATGGGACGGCCTGGACGGCCTGGTGCACTCCATCGGCTTCGCGCCGCGCGAAGCGCTGGAAGGCGACTTTTTGGACTCGCTGAGCCGCGAAGCCTTCCAGATCGCCCATGACGTATCTTCCTACAGTTTCCCGGCGCTGGCCAAGGCCGCGCGCCCGATGATGCAGGGCCGCAAGGCTTCGCTGCTGACCCTGTCCTACCTGGGCGCGGTGCGCGCGATCCCGAACTACAATGTGATGGGCCTGGCCAAAGCCAGCCTGGAAGCCTCGGTGCGCTTCATGGCCGCCAGCCTGGGCAAGGAAGGCATCCGCGTCAACGGCATTTCCGCCGGCCCGATCAAGACCCTGGCCGCCTCCGGCATCTCCGGCTTCTCCAAGCTGCTAAACATGGCTTCCAGCCAAGCCTGTCTGCGCCGCAACGTCACCACGGAAGAAGTCGGCAACGCCGCCGCCTTCATGCTGTCGGACCTCTCCTCCGGCATCACCGGCGAAATCACTTACGTGGACGCCGGCTACAGCATCAATGCGCTGAACGTGCCCGAATAAACTTCGGGCCCAACGTCTCATCCCCGAATCGGCGCGCCATCGCGCCGATTTTGCTTTCCGCCCGCCACGCCGCTCCCCCTGCGCCGCCCGCTCCAGCCAAGCTTCAAGCCGTGGCCGCCAAGCCCTCGCCGCTCCGCTTTCCAAGTCCGCACTATCCATGCTTAAAAAATCCATTGAATTTATTTAATCATGATCAATACTTCAATGGCATCTAAACACGGAGGAAGTAATGAAACATGCAAGAAGACTGATTGTGCTTGGCTTGCTGTCATTCGCCGCATCCGCCCACGCAGAGCAAACCGTTCCGCAATGGGCGGTGCAGACTGAGGGCCGCCAGATCCATCGCGCCGACGGCTGGCAAGCCACCTGGCCCGGCGTCAACTGGCGGGCGCGCGTCGCCGCGCAGGCCGTGGGCGTCACGCTCAACGACGCGGTCAATTTCTATTCACTGGAAGTGGACGGCAAAGCGGCGCAAACCATCGCCCCCGCCGCCGGGGAACGCACCATTTGGCAAGACCTGCCCGACCGCAAGCCGCACCTGGTCCGCTTGTTCAAGATGACCCAATCGCCAGACAACCCCGGCCTGTTCCGCGGCTTCACGCTGCGCGGCGGCCATGCGCTGGAATTGCCGCCCAAGCCGCGCCGGCAAATCGAATTCATCGGCGACTCCTGGACCGTGGCCTATGGCAACCTGTCCACCACCCGCGATTGCACCGATCAGCAAATCGTCGAGCGCAGCGACGCCAGCCAGAGCTTCGCCGCCTACCTGGGCAAACTCTACGGCGCGCAGATCCAAAACAACGGCATGTCAGGCATGGGCATGGTGCGCAATTGGGGCGGCAATATGCCGCAAGTGGACTATCGCAGCTATCATCCGCGGCTCTTGCAAAACTTGCCGGTAAGCACGCCCGGCAACAATGCCGACCATCGCTACAATTGGCAGCCGCAACTGGTAGTGATCGCGCTGGGCATCAATGACTTCGGCACCGATGTTGGCGCCAATGAAGGCCGCAGCCAGGAACAACTGGCCGCCGACTACCTGAAGGCCTATCACGGACTGATCGCGGAGTTGAAGCAGCGTTACGACAACCCCGCCTTTTTGCTGGCCGCGACTTTTCTGTGGCCGGCGGACCGGATGCGTCCGCTGGTCAGCCAGGTGGTGGATGAGGAAAGGCAAAAAGGGACGACGGTGGCCTATGTGGACTGGCAGAACATCGAACTGACCGGCTGCAATTGGCACCCCAATCTGAGCGATCATGCCAAGATGGCCGCGCAGATGGACACGTCCATCCGCACGCTGGGCAATATCTGGGACAAATAGTCAGCAAGCCCGCCGGCGCTATCGGCGGGCTCCCTCTTCTTCAACGCCCCTTAAACCGCGGCAGCGCTTTCTCAAGAAAAGCCTTGGTGCCGATGCGAAAATCCTCAGTCTGCGCAACCAGTCCGAAATAATCGGCGCCCAGGCGCGCGGACTCGGCTTCAGACAGGGACAGGCCGCGATGAATGGCCTCCCAGCTCAAACGCACCGCCGACGGCGATTGAGCCATGACCTCCCGCAGCAGCGCCTCCGACTCCGCCAGCAAACTCTCCGCCGCCGCCACGCGGTTGATCAAGCCCAGCCGGCAGGCCTCGTCGGCATCGATCAAGCGCCCGGTCAACAGCAGCTCGGCCGCCCTGCCCTTGCCTATCAGCCGCGGCAGCCGCGTGGTGCCGCCGAAACCGGCCACCGCGCCGATCTTCACTTCCGGGTGGCCGAAACGGGCATGCGGCGCGGCCAGCCGCAACATGCAGGCCTCGGCGATCTCCAGCCCGCCGCCCAGGGCGTCGCCATTGATAGCGGCCAATACCGGCTTGCCCAGATTCTCGATCTTTTCCGTCGCCGCCACGGCCAAGCGCGCCAGCTCCCGCACCTCGGCCGCGGAGGCCCGGTTCAGATATCGGATATCGGCGCCCGCCGAAAACGCGCGGCCATTGCCGGTCAGCAGCACCGCCTGCGCGGCGTCATCCGCCGCAGCCCAATCCAGCGCCGCCAAAAGCTGCCGCAACAGCTGGCGGTTCATCGCGTTCAGGCAATCCGGCCGATTCAGCTCCAGCCTGGCGATGCCATTCTCGGTGCGGCATCGCACCACATCCTTTTCGCGCATGCCTACTCCGTCGATTCAAGTGTCAGGAATTCTCCGCGTCCAGCCAGGCCAGCGCCGCCGCGCGATCGAAAAACAGCCGGGAATAACGCGCGCGCCGCGCCTCGCGCAAATACTCGCCGAAGCGCTCGCCGTAATCGCGCTCAGGGTCGATCACCACCGCCGTTCGCAGCCGATAATTTTGCAGCTTCTGCAAAAACTCGCCGGCAAAGCGCGTGCTCAGTTCAAAGAAGTCGGCAGGCAAAACGGGGTGGGAAAGCAATAGCAAACGGCAGTCCTGCTCGATGCAGGCCGAAATCAGTTCCGTCGCCTGATCGGCTGCGCGCAGCGGCGCCTCCCACTCCAGCACGCGCCCCGTCTCGTGGCGCAGAATTTGATAAGTCATGGCCTTGCCTCATAAAAACCGAAACGGAAATCATGACATTAAAATACTCGCCACCCATTGACAAGCCCGCGAAGCGAAGGCCGAATACTCCAAGCGCATAAAAGCATTCGCTCAATACAGAGAACAGACAACCATGACAATCACTCTGATCATCATCGCGGCGCTGGCCGCCGCAGCGTTCGGCCATTATTGGCTCAATTACCAACCCGCCGCCCAGCGCTACTGGCAACGACTGCCCACCCGCCAGCAATACCTGGCGGCGCATCCAGCAATGTTCGAATTGCCAGGCCAAGCTTTGGCGGGAGCAGGACTGACGCCGGCTCAAGCGGCGGTTGCGGCTCGCCGCCGCGCCAGCGCCGCCAGCGCTTGACGGCTGGATTCAATCAACTCGGCGTTTCCCGCCGCCTCGCGCAAAGCCAAGGCCTCGTTCAAGGCGCGCTCAGCCGCATCCAAACGTCCGGCGCCCAGGCAAGCCTTGCCCAGGTGCTGCAAAACAAAGTCCAGCAGGCCCTGCAGACCGGCATGCTGGCGAATGCGCGCCTCTTGTTCTTCCAAGGCGGCGATCGACGCCAGCCATAAACCGCGCGCCTCCAAAGCCTGCGTCCAGCGGATCGCCGCCGCGCAATGACCGCGGGCATCCGATAAATGCGCCAGGGCCTCCATCGCGCTTCGCAAGCAAGCTTCGCCGCGCTCGACATCGCCGGCATAAACCAGCATCAGCCCAGCTTGGCTTTGCGCGCGCGCCAAGGCTGCGGCATCGCCCTGCCGCCGAGCCAACACGGCATTAGCCTGTTGACGCATGGCTGGCGGGTTCAAGGCTCGGCGCGCCAAGGTATCGTCGTCAATCACATATTCTGTGCCGGGCTGGCCATGGAAAGCCAGTATCTGCGGCAAACCTTCCGCCATCAGCCCCTCCGTTCTACCGCAGCCCTTTTCTGCAGACAGCTTGGGCACAGGCAGTCTCCATCCGCCTCCAGCACCGGCAGCTCATGCGGCAGATCCATGCACCAGCAGCCGCCTGTCTCGCCGCCTGCGCCGCAAGTGAATTCCAGGCCGCAGGCGGCGCAGGTTTTGCGCCGCACCGGCAAGGGCAAACTCAATAGCCGCTGCCAGACCTGTTCTTTGCGCGCCGCGTCGTAACTCGACCAAGCCGCTATCTCATCCAGCGTGCGGCGACAACCCACGCACGTCCCGCCGCTGTCGTCCAATCGGCAAACGCCGACGCAGGGCGACGGCACCGCCTTGTCTGATGACTTCACTTCCCGCTCCGATTTCGCTTGATTGCCGCGAATAGTAGCGCGGAGACGGCATCACGCCAATTGCCGCCAGCGCTGACTCAGCCCCAGCGCATGGAACAGCCCATAGCCCAGGCAGATCAAGGAACTCCAGATGACGAAAGCGCTCATCGCCTCGGGCCTCATCAGCCAGATCGGCACCACGACAAGGCCGCGCAAAAGATAAATGGCCGTAATGGTCAACAGGGCCGGTTTGAGCAAAGGCAGCCGCCGCAAGCAGCCCGCCGCGGAAAAGGCATACAGCGCCCAAATCGCCAGGATGGCGGCGATGCCCAGCGTCACCAGCGCCGGCCACCACTCGCCGCGTCCAGCCGCCTCCGCATATTCGGGCGGCGCGCCAAAGAAGCGGTACCACGCCGGCCCGCCGAAAATGATGCCGATGTGCAGCAAGCTGGCCAGCAGGCTCAAGCCGCCGGCTATCGTCAAATTGCGATTCATCACCGCTCCGCCAAAGTCAGACCATAAAAATAATAACACTGTCATTTCAGTTGCGCATGAAAAACGGCGCGGGATACGCGCCGCTCTCTACGACAGCCAGAATGGCTTACTTGGCCGCCGAGGCATCCTGGCCGGCTGCGCCGCCGCCCACGGTTTCCATCACCTTCCACTGGCCGTTTTCGACCTTGTAAACGGTAATGCCGCCATCTTTCAGATCGCCCTTGTCGTCGTAAGTCCAGTTGCTGGAGGTGACGCCCTTGTGGGTGATCTTGGCCAGCACCGGCAGGTAGGCCTTGGGATCGGCGGAGTTGGCATCCTTCATCGCCTGGATCAGCGTGCGCGCGGCATCGTAACCATACGGCGAGTAAGTGGCCACGTCGGCCTTGAAACGCGCCTTGTAGCGGGTTTCGTAGTCCTTGCCGCCCGGCATCTGCTCCAGCGGCAAACCTGCCAGCGAAGCGATGGTGCCGTCGGCTTCCTTGCCGGCCAACTGCAGGAAGGTCGGGGTCTTGGTCATTTCGCCGGAAATCAGCGGCGCCTTGAGGCCCAGGCGCTTCATCTGCTTGACCATGGGCGCGGACTGCGCGTCGGCGCCGCCGTAGAACACCACGTCAGGATTGGCGCCCTTGATACTGGTCAGGATGGCGGTGAAGTCGGTGGCCTTGTCATTGGTGAACTCGCGCTTCACCACATCGCCGCCGGCGGCGCGCGCCGACTTCTCGAACTCGTCCGCCAGGCCTTGGCCGTAGGCGGTGCGGTCGTCGACGATGACGATCTTCTTGGCGTGCAGCTTTTCCACCGCGAACTTGCCCATCACGCCGCCCTGCTGGGTGTCGGAGGTCATCGAACGGAAGGTGTTCTTGAAGCCTTGCGAGGTGAAGACCGGCGAGGTGGCCATCGCGATCATCGGGATGCCGGCGTCGGAGTAGATCTTGGAAGCCGGGATGGACGTGCCGGAGTTGAAGTGGCCGACAATGCCCGCCACCTTGTCGTCGACAAACTTCTGCGCCAGCTGGGTAGCGGTTTTCGGGTCCGCCTGGTCATCCTGGGCGTCCAGCTCGAAAGTCACCGCCTTGCCGGCTATCGTCGGCTTTTCGGCGTTGGCGTCTTCGATCGCCAGCGTCACGCCGTTTTTGTACTCTTCGCCGTAGTGCGATTGCGGACCGGTCAACGGCGCCGCGAAACCGATCTTGATTACGTCGCCGCCGCTGTTTGCCTGGGCGGGCGCGGAAGCCGCGCCGGCCGGAGCGGCCTCTTCCTTCTTGCCGCAGGCGGACAGGGCGACAGCGGCCGCGACCGCCAGAGTCAGGGTGGACAGCTTGGATACTTGCATCTCTCTCGTTCCTCTTCTTGCTTCTACTGCTTGCGTCGACATTGCCGGATGGTCCGGCGCCCTTCTTGCTCTTAAAGTAAAAACTCTGGCCGCATTATTCCAACGCGGCCAGAGCCTGGCAAGTTGATTATTCAGTCATGCTCATCAGGCTGGCGTTGCCGCCCGCCGCCGTGGTGTTCACGCTCAGCGCGCGCTCCACCACCAGCCGGTGGATATTGTAGCCATGCTCGCCGCTGACGATCAGCGGCACCAGCGCGCCGTCGCGGGCCGCCAGCTTGCGCCGCGCCTCTTCCGCCCCCGCCCCGGCGAACAACACCGCGGAAACATCGGCGGACAGCGCATCGGCGGACACTTCAACATAGCCGTTCAGCGCCGCAGCGAACTTGCGGCCCGCTTCATTATCCGGCGCCAGCGCGCGGTTGCCGGCGGCAAGCGCCACCGCCAATTGTGCGCCCAGGGCCTGCGCGTCATCCGCCACGCAAGCGACACGGCCGCGGCCGGAGAAGCTCAGCGCATTGTTTTCGCCAGTGGGGCCAGGCAGGAGCACGCTGTGCGCCAATGGGCTTTCCTTGCGCGCGGCGGCGATCACGCCGTCCAGGCTCAGTCCCTGCGCCTTGGCGGCGGCGGACAACGCCTCAAGCGCAGACCAATCAGCCGCCACATGCTGGACATTCAGCTTAGGCTGCCAGCTAGCGCGCGTCAGGCGATACAGGTAGTACGGACCGCCGGCCTTGGGGCCGGTGCCGGACTTGCCTTCGCCGCCGAAGGGCTGCACGCCCACCACCGCGCCGACGATGTTGCGATTGACGTAGACGTTGCCCACCTTGATCTTGCCGCAGATGTCGGCGATGGTTTCGTCGATGCGGCTGTGGATGCCGTGGGTCAGGCCGTAGCCGGTGGCGTTGATCTCGGCCACCACCTTGTCCAGATCGCTGGCGGCGTAACGCAGCACATGCAGCACCGGGCCGAACACTTCGCGCTTCAGCTCGGACAGGTTGTCGATCTCGAACAGCGTCGGCGCAACGTAGGTGCCTTGCTCGCAATCCGCGCCCAGCGGGATTTGATGCACGGCGCGCGCGGAATGCTTCAGCTTGTCGATATGCGCCAGCAAGCCGGCTTGCGCCTCGGCGTCGATCACCGGGCCGACGTCGGTGGTGAGCTTGGCCGGATTGCCCACGGTCAGCTCATCCATCGCGCCCTTGATCATCTTGATGACCTTGTCGGCGATATCGTGTTGCAGATACAACACTCTCAAGGCCGAGCAGCGCTGGCCGGCGGAATCGAAAGCCGAGCTCAACACATCGGTCACCACCTGCTCAGGCAGCGCCGAGCTGTCGACGATCATCGCGTTCATGCCGCCGGTTTCCGCCACCAGCACCGGATCGTCGCCGCGCTTGGCCAGCGTGCGGTTGATGATCTGCGCCACCTCTGTGGAACCGGTGAAGATCACGCCCTGAATGCGCGCATCGCCGGTCAGCGCCGCTCCCACCACCTCGCCGCGTCCCGGCAGGAACTGCACTGCGGCGCGCGGCACGCCAGCTTCGTGCAGCAGACGCACCGCGTAAGCGGCGATCAAGCTGGTTTGCTCGGCCGGCTTGGCCAGCACGGTGTTGCCGGCGGCCAAAGACGCGACGACTTCGCCGATGAAGATGGCCAGCGGGAAGTTCCACGGGCTGATGCACACCACCGGACCCAGCGGCCTGTGGCTGGCGTTATCAAATTCGGACGCGATCTGCGCGGCGTAGTAGCGGCAGAAGTCGACCGCCTCGCGCACTTCGGCGATGGCATTGTTCAGCGTCTTGCCCGCTTCGCGCACCGCCAGGCCCATCAGACCGGCCATATTGGCTTCCATCAGGTCGGCCATGCGGTTCAGGCAGGCGGCGCGCTCCGCCACCGGCGTGGCTGCCCAAGCTGCCGCGGCGGCTTCGGATTGCCGCAGCGCGCGCTCCACATCGTCGGCGCTCGCTTCTATCACCTTACCGACCACATCGCTGCGATCCGCGGGGTTGCGGACATCCAAAGCTTCGCCGTCGGTGACATCGCCGTCGCCCAGCATCGGGAAGGCGGCCCAGCGTTGCTGCTCGGAAGCCTGCAGGCTCAATTGCAGCGTGGCCAGCACATGCTCGCTGGACAGGTCCAGGCCCTTGGAATTGCGGCGGCCGTTGCCATACAGATCGACCGGCAGCGCAATCTTGCTATGCGGCTGTCCGGCGTGCGCGGCGGCCTCGGCCACCGGATCGGTCACCAGTTCGTCTATTGATACCGCCTCGTCGACGATGCGGTTGACGAAGGACGAGTTGGCGCCATTTTCCAGCAGGCGGCGCACCAGATAGGCCAACAGCGTTTCATGCGAGCCCACCGGCGCGTAGATGCGGCAGGCTTTGCCCAGCTTGTCCTTGCCGACTACTTGGTCGTACAAGGTCTCGCCCATGCCGTGCAGGCACTGGAATTCGTAGTCTTTGCCGGCGGCCAGATTGTAGATGGCCGACAGACTGTAGGCATTGTGGGTGGCGAACTGCGGATAGATGGCGTCCTGCGCGGCCAGCAGCTTCTTGGCGCAAGCCAGATAGGACACGTCGGTGTACACCTTGCGGGTATAGACCGGATAGCCCGGCAGACCATCCACCTGGGCGCGCTTCACCTCGGCATCCCAGTAAGCGCCCTTCACCAGCCGCACCATGAAGCGATGGCCGGTGCGGCGCGCCAGGTCGATCAGGAAATCGATCACGAACGGGCAGCGCTTCTGATAAGCCTGCACTACGATGCCTATGCCCTCGAAACCATTCAGATCCGGATCATTGGCCAGCGCCTCGACCAGATCCATGGAAATTTCCAGGCGATCGGCTTCTTCCGCGTCGATGTTCAGGCCGATATTGTATTGCTTGGCCTGCAGGAACAGTGCTTTCAGACGAGGCAGCA
The Chromobacterium sp. IIBBL 290-4 DNA segment above includes these coding regions:
- a CDS encoding cysteine-rich CWC family protein, with amino-acid sequence MKSSDKAVPSPCVGVCRLDDSGGTCVGCRRTLDEIAAWSSYDAARKEQVWQRLLSLPLPVRRKTCAACGLEFTCGAGGETGGCWCMDLPHELPVLEADGDCLCPSCLQKRAAVERRG
- a CDS encoding enoyl-CoA hydratase/isomerase family protein; this translates as MREKDVVRCRTENGIARLELNRPDCLNAMNRQLLRQLLAALDWAAADDAAQAVLLTGNGRAFSAGADIRYLNRASAAEVRELARLAVAATEKIENLGKPVLAAINGDALGGGLEIAEACMLRLAAPHARFGHPEVKIGAVAGFGGTTRLPRLIGKGRAAELLLTGRLIDADEACRLGLINRVAAAESLLAESEALLREVMAQSPSAVRLSWEAIHRGLSLSEAESARLGADYFGLVAQTEDFRIGTKAFLEKALPRFKGR
- the fabI gene encoding enoyl-ACP reductase FabI, translated to MGFLQGKKILITGMISNRSIAYGIAQACHREGAELAFTYVVDKLEDRVRDMAADFGSKLVYRCDVQNDDEINQLFADLAKEWDGLDGLVHSIGFAPREALEGDFLDSLSREAFQIAHDVSSYSFPALAKAARPMMQGRKASLLTLSYLGAVRAIPNYNVMGLAKASLEASVRFMAASLGKEGIRVNGISAGPIKTLAASGISGFSKLLNMASSQACLRRNVTTEEVGNAAAFMLSDLSSGITGEITYVDAGYSINALNVPE
- a CDS encoding SGNH/GDSL hydrolase family protein produces the protein MKHARRLIVLGLLSFAASAHAEQTVPQWAVQTEGRQIHRADGWQATWPGVNWRARVAAQAVGVTLNDAVNFYSLEVDGKAAQTIAPAAGERTIWQDLPDRKPHLVRLFKMTQSPDNPGLFRGFTLRGGHALELPPKPRRQIEFIGDSWTVAYGNLSTTRDCTDQQIVERSDASQSFAAYLGKLYGAQIQNNGMSGMGMVRNWGGNMPQVDYRSYHPRLLQNLPVSTPGNNADHRYNWQPQLVVIALGINDFGTDVGANEGRSQEQLAADYLKAYHGLIAELKQRYDNPAFLLAATFLWPADRMRPLVSQVVDEERQKGTTVAYVDWQNIELTGCNWHPNLSDHAKMAAQMDTSIRTLGNIWDK
- the rho gene encoding transcription termination factor Rho codes for the protein MHLSDLKHLHVSELVEMAISNEIDGANRLRKQDLIFALLKNQAKKGESIFGEGTLEVLPDGFGFLRSPDTSYLAGPDDIYVSPSQIRRFNLHTGDSIEGEIRTPKDGERYFALVKVDKVNGEAPESAKHKILFENLTPLFPTEQFKLERDIRAEENITGRIIDLIAPIGRGQRALLVAPPKSGKTVMLQHIAHAITANHPDAVLIVLLIDERPEEVTEMQRSVRGEVVSSTFDEPATRHVQVAEMVIEKAKRLVEHKKDVVILLDSITRLARAYNTVVPASGKVLTGGVDANALQRPKRFFGAARNVEEGGSLTIVATALIDTGSRMDDVIYEEFKGTGNCEIHLDRKMAEKRIFPALNINRSGTRREELLIPQDQLQRIWVLRKLLYPMDDLEAMEFLQDKIKATKSNQAFFDSMRR
- a CDS encoding branched-chain amino acid ABC transporter substrate-binding protein, with amino-acid sequence MQVSKLSTLTLAVAAAVALSACGKKEEAAPAGAASAPAQANSGGDVIKIGFAAPLTGPQSHYGEEYKNGVTLAIEDANAEKPTIAGKAVTFELDAQDDQADPKTATQLAQKFVDDKVAGIVGHFNSGTSIPASKIYSDAGIPMIAMATSPVFTSQGFKNTFRSMTSDTQQGGVMGKFAVEKLHAKKIVIVDDRTAYGQGLADEFEKSARAAGGDVVKREFTNDKATDFTAILTSIKGANPDVVFYGGADAQSAPMVKQMKRLGLKAPLISGEMTKTPTFLQLAGKEADGTIASLAGLPLEQMPGGKDYETRYKARFKADVATYSPYGYDAARTLIQAMKDANSADPKAYLPVLAKITHKGVTSSNWTYDDKGDLKDGGITVYKVENGQWKVMETVGGGAAGQDASAAK
- the trxA gene encoding thioredoxin TrxA, whose protein sequence is MSDLIHHVSDDSFEQDVLKADVPVLVDYWAEWCGPCKMIAPILDEVAAQYEGKLKVAKLNIDQNEQTPPKFGIRGIPTLMIFKDGQVAATKVGALSKSQLTAFIDSNI
- a CDS encoding trimeric intracellular cation channel family protein, yielding MDLSARFFQMEWFSAIGTAAFAISGYLVGIRKHLDLLGICIVALVTAIGGGIIRDVLVGRVPLVFHSYANLLIIAATLLAAWALGLHKRKSRTLERLFVLADSLGLVAFSLAGAQVGLVFDLNVFGVVSLGFITAVGGGVVRDMMVNELPYILHRDFYGTVAILVAAGLWLCDSLEWVGLWSLQLLFWLGLALRLLAHRNEMTLPKIGRSGQHQG
- a CDS encoding DUF4180 domain-containing protein — protein: MTYQILRHETGRVLEWEAPLRAADQATELISACIEQDCRLLLLSHPVLPADFFELSTRFAGEFLQKLQNYRLRTAVVIDPERDYGERFGEYLREARRARYSRLFFDRAAALAWLDAENS